From a single Collimonas pratensis genomic region:
- the secD gene encoding protein translocase subunit SecD yields MNRYPLWKYILIVIALLFGVLYTIPNLFGESPAVQVSSGKSTLKVDSSLADRVSQVLQQGNLPTDSVTFENAGAQGTVRARFHDTDTQFKAKALLEQNLNTDPTDPLYVVAFNLVPNTPHWLQAIHAFPMYLGLDLRGGVHFLMQVDTKAVINKRLQGLQASARSELRDKDIRYSGINRNGDTIEISFRDQDTLNKARSILTLQLTEMTIQVAPPVAGSDPMLTASLKPEALKQIVDNGVTQNITTLSKRVNELGVSEPIIQRQGADRIVVQMPGVQDVSRAKDIIGRTATLEVRMVDESVTRGTEATAAIPFGSELFKVGKNAPVVLYKDPVLTGDYISSASVTYDQNQQPAVSLDLNGDGGRKMRDATRGKVGKAMAIVLFEKGKGEVLTVATIQSELGSRFQITGMGSQEAAADLALLLRAGSLAAPMTIIEERTIGPQLGAENIKKGFDSTMYGFAVIAAFMIIYYMLFGFFSVLALSVNLLLLIAVLSTLQATLTLPGIAAIALTLGIAIDANVLVNERIREELRNGNSPQAAISIGFDRAWATILDSNVTTLIAGLALLIFGSGAIRGFAVVHCLGILTSIFSAVFVSRGFANLWYGRKKKLTSLSIGQIWKPTA; encoded by the coding sequence ATGAATCGCTATCCTCTCTGGAAATATATTCTGATCGTCATCGCGCTGCTGTTTGGCGTGCTGTACACCATACCGAATCTTTTTGGCGAATCGCCGGCGGTGCAGGTAAGCAGCGGCAAATCGACCCTGAAGGTCGACAGCTCGCTGGCGGACCGGGTGTCGCAAGTGTTGCAGCAAGGCAATCTGCCGACGGACAGCGTCACGTTTGAGAACGCCGGCGCCCAAGGCACGGTGCGCGCCCGTTTCCATGACACCGACACCCAGTTCAAGGCCAAGGCCCTGCTGGAGCAAAACCTGAATACCGACCCGACCGATCCGCTCTACGTGGTCGCTTTCAACCTGGTGCCGAACACGCCGCACTGGCTGCAAGCCATCCATGCGTTCCCGATGTATCTGGGCCTGGATCTGCGCGGCGGCGTGCACTTCCTGATGCAGGTCGATACCAAGGCGGTCATCAACAAGCGCCTGCAAGGCCTGCAAGCCAGCGCCCGCAGCGAACTGCGCGACAAGGATATCCGCTACAGCGGCATCAACCGCAATGGCGACACCATCGAAATCAGTTTCCGCGACCAGGATACGCTCAACAAGGCGCGCAGCATCCTGACACTGCAGCTGACGGAAATGACGATCCAGGTAGCGCCGCCGGTTGCCGGCAGCGATCCGATGCTGACCGCGTCGCTCAAGCCGGAAGCGCTCAAGCAGATCGTCGACAATGGCGTCACGCAAAATATCACGACCCTGTCGAAGCGTGTCAATGAGCTGGGCGTGAGCGAACCGATCATCCAGCGCCAGGGCGCGGACCGCATCGTGGTGCAGATGCCGGGCGTGCAAGATGTCTCGCGCGCCAAGGACATCATCGGCCGTACCGCGACGCTGGAAGTGCGCATGGTGGACGAGTCGGTCACCCGCGGCACGGAAGCCACTGCGGCCATCCCCTTCGGTTCCGAGCTGTTCAAGGTCGGCAAGAATGCGCCGGTCGTGCTGTACAAGGATCCGGTCCTGACCGGCGATTACATTTCCAGCGCGTCGGTCACTTATGACCAGAACCAGCAGCCTGCGGTCAGCCTCGACCTTAACGGCGACGGCGGCCGCAAGATGCGCGACGCTACCCGCGGCAAGGTCGGCAAGGCGATGGCGATCGTGCTGTTTGAAAAAGGCAAGGGCGAAGTCCTGACTGTGGCGACGATCCAGAGTGAACTCGGTTCGCGCTTCCAGATCACCGGCATGGGTTCGCAGGAAGCGGCGGCCGACCTGGCGCTGCTGTTGCGCGCCGGTTCGCTGGCAGCGCCGATGACCATCATCGAAGAACGCACCATTGGCCCGCAACTGGGCGCCGAGAATATCAAGAAGGGTTTCGACTCGACCATGTACGGTTTTGCCGTGATCGCCGCTTTCATGATCATCTACTACATGCTGTTCGGTTTCTTCAGTGTGCTGGCCCTGTCGGTCAACCTGTTGCTGCTGATTGCCGTGCTGTCGACGCTGCAGGCCACCCTGACCTTACCGGGTATCGCCGCGATTGCGCTGACCCTGGGTATTGCGATTGACGCCAACGTGCTGGTGAACGAACGTATCCGCGAAGAACTGCGTAACGGCAATTCGCCGCAGGCTGCGATCTCTATCGGTTTCGACCGCGCCTGGGCCACCATCCTGGACTCCAACGTCACTACCCTGATTGCTGGCCTGGCGCTGCTGATTTTCGGTTCCGGTGCGATCCGCGGCTTTGCAGTCGTGCATTGCCTGGGCATCCTGACGTCGATCTTCTCGGCAGTGTTCGTGTCGCGCGGCTTCGCCAACCTGTGGTACGGCCGCAAGAAGAAACTGACCAGCTTGTCGATCGGCCAGATCTGGAAGCCGACGGCCTAA
- the secF gene encoding protein translocase subunit SecF codes for MELFRIKKDIPFMRHALIFNAISALTFVLAVFFLFSKGLHLSIEFTGGTVIEVAYSKPANIDSIRKTVEGLGYADNQVTNFGTAQDVMIRLPAKKGQDSAAQSATVLTALQKQDADVTLKRTEFVGPQVGDELAHDGLMALLFVVIGIMIYLAIRFEWKYAVAAIIANLHDVVIILGFFAFFQWEFSLTVLAAILAVLGYSVNESVVVFDRVRETFRDRRFGKLAVADVMNHAITSTISRTIITHGSTEIMVLSMFVFGGPALHYFALALTIGILFGIYSSVFVAAAVAMWLGVKREDMIKPIKEKDETDGAVV; via the coding sequence ATGGAACTTTTCCGTATCAAAAAAGATATTCCGTTCATGCGCCATGCATTGATATTCAATGCAATTTCGGCGCTGACGTTTGTATTGGCCGTATTCTTCCTGTTCTCGAAAGGCTTGCATCTGTCGATCGAGTTTACCGGCGGTACGGTGATCGAAGTCGCCTATTCCAAGCCGGCCAATATCGACAGCATCCGCAAGACGGTCGAAGGCCTCGGTTATGCCGATAACCAGGTGACCAACTTCGGCACTGCGCAAGATGTCATGATCCGCTTGCCGGCCAAGAAGGGACAAGATTCGGCTGCGCAAAGCGCGACGGTGCTGACCGCGTTGCAAAAGCAGGACGCTGACGTCACCTTGAAGCGCACCGAGTTCGTCGGTCCGCAGGTGGGCGACGAGCTGGCGCATGACGGCTTGATGGCGCTGCTGTTCGTGGTGATCGGCATCATGATCTACCTGGCCATCCGTTTCGAATGGAAATACGCGGTTGCGGCGATTATCGCCAACTTGCATGACGTGGTGATCATTCTCGGCTTCTTCGCCTTCTTCCAGTGGGAGTTCTCGCTGACGGTGCTGGCGGCGATCCTGGCGGTGCTGGGCTATTCGGTGAACGAATCGGTGGTGGTGTTCGACCGCGTGCGCGAAACCTTCCGCGACCGCCGCTTCGGCAAGCTGGCAGTGGCCGATGTCATGAACCACGCGATCACCAGCACTATTTCCCGTACCATCATCACCCACGGCAGTACGGAAATCATGGTGTTGTCGATGTTCGTGTTCGGCGGTCCGGCGCTGCACTATTTTGCACTGGCGCTGACCATCGGTATTCTGTTCGGTATCTACTCTTCGGTGTTCGTGGCGGCTGCGGTAGCCATGTGGTTGGGCGTCAAGCGCGAAGACATGATCAAGCCGATCAAGGAAAAGGATGAGACTGACGGCGCCGTAGTCTAA
- the purB gene encoding adenylosuccinate lyase, whose product MSLTTLSALSPLDGRYAAKTDKLRPILSEAGFMHHRVKVEIAWLQALSNAGFAEIKPFSASATALLDKLASDFSEADAERIKAIEAVTNHDVKAVEYWLKEQVKDVPELVAASEFIHFACTSEDINNTSHGMMLKAARDTVLLPALQQLIAKLTELAHTNAELPMMSRTHGQPASPTTLGKEIANVVARLQRAVKRIAGVEILGKMNGAVGNYNAHLSAYPDFDWENFSKDVIEQRLGLTFNPYTIQIEPHDYMAELFDAISRSNTILLDLNRDIWGYISLGYFKQRTKAGEIGSSTMPHKVNPIDFENSEGNLGMANAVLKHMSEKLPLSRWQRDLTDSTVLRNIGVGLGYAILAYDSCLRGLNKLEVNPARLGEDLDATWEVLAEPVQTVMRRYGIENPYEQLKELTRGKGISKDALREFILKLEIPQEAKDHLLAMTPSNYIGHAALLAKKI is encoded by the coding sequence ATGTCTCTTACCACGCTTTCCGCCCTGTCTCCGCTGGATGGCCGCTACGCCGCCAAAACCGACAAGCTGCGCCCGATCCTGTCCGAGGCCGGCTTCATGCACCACCGGGTCAAGGTTGAAATTGCCTGGCTGCAAGCATTATCCAACGCCGGCTTTGCCGAAATCAAACCGTTCTCGGCCAGCGCCACCGCCCTGCTCGACAAGCTGGCCAGCGACTTCAGCGAAGCCGATGCAGAACGCATCAAGGCCATCGAAGCCGTCACCAACCATGACGTCAAGGCGGTCGAATACTGGCTCAAGGAACAGGTCAAGGACGTGCCGGAACTGGTGGCAGCGTCGGAATTCATCCACTTCGCCTGCACCTCGGAAGACATCAACAACACCTCGCACGGCATGATGCTGAAAGCAGCGCGCGACACGGTATTGTTGCCAGCCTTGCAGCAGCTGATCGCCAAGCTGACCGAACTGGCGCATACCAATGCAGAACTGCCGATGATGTCGCGCACCCATGGCCAGCCGGCCAGCCCGACCACGCTCGGCAAGGAAATCGCCAATGTCGTGGCGCGCCTGCAACGCGCGGTCAAGCGCATCGCCGGGGTGGAAATCCTGGGCAAGATGAATGGCGCGGTCGGCAACTACAATGCCCACCTGTCTGCCTATCCCGACTTCGACTGGGAGAATTTCTCCAAGGACGTGATCGAGCAGCGCCTGGGTCTGACCTTCAATCCCTACACCATCCAGATCGAACCGCACGACTACATGGCCGAACTGTTCGACGCCATCAGCCGCAGCAACACCATCCTGCTCGACTTGAACCGCGATATCTGGGGCTACATTTCGCTGGGCTACTTCAAGCAGCGCACCAAGGCTGGCGAAATCGGTTCTTCCACCATGCCGCACAAGGTCAACCCGATCGACTTTGAAAACTCCGAAGGCAACTTGGGCATGGCCAACGCCGTGCTCAAGCACATGTCGGAAAAGCTGCCGCTGTCGCGCTGGCAGCGTGACCTGACCGATTCCACTGTGCTGCGCAATATCGGCGTCGGCCTCGGCTACGCCATCCTGGCCTACGACAGCTGCCTGCGCGGCCTCAACAAGCTGGAAGTGAATCCGGCGCGCCTGGGCGAAGACCTGGACGCCACCTGGGAAGTGCTGGCCGAGCCGGTGCAAACCGTGATGCGCCGCTACGGCATCGAGAATCCCTACGAGCAGCTGAAAGAGCTGACCCGTGGCAAGGGCATCTCCAAGGATGCGCTGCGCGAGTTCATCCTCAAGCTGGAAATCCCGCAGGAAGCCAAGGATCATCTGCTGGCGATGACGCCGTCCAACTACATCGGACATGCGGCGCTGCTGGCGAAGAAGATCTAA
- a CDS encoding glutathione S-transferase family protein, which produces MKLIGSLGSPFVRKVRVVMAEKKLDYDFVLEDVWAPDTKIQTSNPLGKVPCLVMEDGGAMFDSHVIVEYLDTLTPVSKLIPANSRERSEVKCWEALADGVLEAGVLIRLEHLQRSEEIRSQAWIDRQQRKIDAGLKAMSAGLAEKPFCSGTHYSLADVAVGCALGWLSFRFPEITWREDYPTLAKLFEKLSERPSFKDTVPQ; this is translated from the coding sequence ATGAAGCTGATCGGTTCCCTGGGTAGTCCTTTTGTTCGCAAAGTCCGCGTCGTGATGGCGGAGAAGAAGCTTGATTACGACTTTGTGCTGGAGGATGTGTGGGCGCCTGATACCAAGATCCAGACTTCCAACCCGCTTGGCAAAGTGCCTTGCCTGGTGATGGAAGACGGCGGCGCCATGTTCGATTCGCACGTGATCGTCGAGTATCTCGATACCCTGACGCCGGTCAGCAAGCTGATCCCGGCCAACAGCCGCGAGCGTTCCGAAGTGAAATGCTGGGAAGCGCTGGCTGACGGCGTGCTGGAAGCCGGCGTGCTGATCCGCCTGGAACACCTGCAGCGGTCTGAAGAAATACGCAGCCAGGCTTGGATCGACCGCCAGCAGCGCAAGATCGACGCCGGCCTCAAGGCGATGTCTGCCGGCCTGGCGGAAAAGCCGTTTTGTTCGGGCACGCATTATTCGCTGGCGGACGTTGCGGTGGGCTGTGCGCTGGGCTGGCTCAGTTTCCGTTTCCCGGAAATCACCTGGCGCGAAGATTATCCGACGCTGGCCAAGCTGTTCGAAAAGTTGTCCGAGCGGCCGTCGTTCAAGGATACCGTTCCACAATAA
- the dapA gene encoding 4-hydroxy-tetrahydrodipicolinate synthase codes for MSIFTGIWVPLITPFSHGQVDHAALRKLVRYYAEAGVSGLVALGTTGEAAALDQLEQRAVVATVLEAAAGLPVIVGLAGNHSGQLRESLLHFSSAAIAGFLIPAPYYVRPSQQGLLDHFSSLADASPVPLVLYDIPYRTGVQIELQTLLTLAAHPQIQAVKDCAGSAATTQALIADGRLQVLAGEDGNIFSSLCMGGSGAITASAHVRPQRFVALYRAVSEQRLHDARAIFHELAPLIRLMFAEASPGPVKAMLAQQGWISDELRAPMTRASPALRAKLQQLAQV; via the coding sequence ATGTCGATTTTTACGGGTATCTGGGTGCCGCTGATCACGCCGTTTTCCCATGGGCAGGTGGATCACGCAGCCTTGCGCAAGCTGGTGCGCTATTACGCCGAGGCTGGCGTGAGCGGCCTGGTGGCGCTCGGCACCACCGGCGAAGCCGCAGCGCTCGATCAGCTGGAACAGCGCGCGGTGGTGGCCACCGTGCTTGAGGCCGCCGCCGGCTTGCCGGTGATCGTGGGTTTGGCCGGCAACCACAGCGGCCAGCTGCGCGAAAGCCTGCTGCATTTCAGCAGCGCTGCCATCGCCGGTTTCCTGATTCCGGCGCCTTACTATGTGCGGCCTTCGCAGCAAGGCCTGCTCGATCACTTCAGCAGCCTGGCCGACGCCAGTCCTGTGCCGCTGGTGCTGTACGACATCCCTTACCGCACTGGCGTGCAGATCGAACTCCAGACCTTGCTGACGCTGGCCGCGCATCCGCAGATCCAGGCGGTGAAAGACTGCGCCGGTTCGGCGGCGACCACCCAGGCCCTGATTGCCGACGGTCGCCTGCAAGTACTGGCGGGCGAGGATGGCAACATCTTCAGCAGCTTGTGCATGGGTGGCAGCGGCGCGATTACGGCTTCGGCGCATGTGCGGCCGCAGCGCTTCGTCGCCCTCTACCGTGCCGTCAGCGAACAGCGCCTGCACGATGCGCGCGCTATCTTCCATGAGCTGGCGCCTTTGATCCGCCTGATGTTTGCCGAAGCCAGCCCGGGGCCGGTCAAGGCAATGCTGGCGCAGCAGGGCTGGATCAGCGATGAGCTGCGGGCGCCGATGACGCGGGCCAGTCCGGCTTTGCGCGCGAAGTTGC